A genome region from Lucilia cuprina isolate Lc7/37 chromosome 3, ASM2204524v1, whole genome shotgun sequence includes the following:
- the LOC111674898 gene encoding uncharacterized protein LOC111674898, whose translation MTKLTEIVLDSVEPTVNLSLILAALWIINNDFAKYTISAVTIGQYAINQRNRLYHNDLINDIIKRAMISPGIKLYTEGELQEKAWEKEDNVNDYAFKNPYVKANVHREKSIWFLDSFTSYKNFERLLVDPMGEYHRNGFFLLIYTGTEHERLSHVKLIFRRLFNLYCTNVNVLMVVGKFPYLYTYFPFAKNKCHSSMPEFYISFRDIEKNFSGFQVKKNIFPSKVDNMFGCELSVATWQYPPYIYVDRDPISGKFLRLHGIEGSLLSLLGELMNFKIRLNVPDPPDRGDVFPNGTATGATKMIIEAQANITIISLMYNKIRADTMQASKGYLFVPYVMAIPQGRKMTSFERLMKPFRYIIWSCFSSSIIFGILFIYFIRYLGRSKLMDFIYGKGNRIPFTNLLAVLFGISIHGALPHKNFARYILMIFLLYTFVLRSAYSGALYILLQDGRARNTFKTINEIVDNNFTIYAFPAVEKVLKMSIPGANTAIVDANNPTSKLYKRISSSSSENVALCLLDYSIRSYNQMNPNQRVEILEQTVLTTPIVFYMPRHTYIRFRTDELILRILSAGIIGRFESYYLFYSRQSQPKIKEPVKLSFQLLFALFCIYGVLLLFSFVIFLMELLSLKSDWCKIIVDFLNI comes from the exons ATGACGAAATTAACGGAAATTGTACTGGATTCTGTGGAGCCTACAgtaaatttatctttaatattGGCCGCACTTTGGataattaataatgattttgcCAAATATACAATATCAGCAGTGACCATTGGACAATATGCCATCAATCAAAGGAATCGATTATATCATAATGATCTAATTAATGACATAATAAAACGAGCCATGATTTCGCCAGGTATTAAACTTTACACGGAAGGAGAATTGCAGGAAAAGGCATGGGAGAAGGAGGACAATGTAAATGACTATGCCTTTAAAAATCCTTATGTGAAAGCAAATGTACATCGTGAAAAAAGTATTTGGTTTTTGGACAGTTTCACTTCTTACAA aaactttGAACGCCTTTTAGTGGATCCTATGGGTGAATATCATCGTAATGGTTTTTTTCTGTTAATCTATACCGGCACCGAACACGAACGTTTGAGTCATGTCAAGTTAATATTTCGTCGTCTTTTTAACTTGTATTGCACCAATGTCAATGTTTTGATGGTGGTGGGAAAGTTCCCCTATCTTTATACGTATTTTccgtttgcaaaaaataaatgtcaTTCATCAATGCCAGAGTTTTATATATCATTTCGTGATATAGAAAAGAATTTCTCTGGCTTTCAGGTTAAGAAGAACATTTTTCCCAGCAAGGTTGATAATATGTTTGGTTGTGAATTGTCGGTGGCTACTTGGCAATATCCGCCTTATATTTATGTGGATAGAGATCCGATAAGTGGCAAATTCTTGCGATTACATGGTATAGAGGGTTCACTTCTTAGTTTATTGGGTGAGTTGATGAATTTCAAAATACGTCTTAATGTTCCAGATCCACCGGATAGAGGTGATGTTTTTCCGAATGGTACGGCGACGGGTGCAACGAAAATG ATAATTGAGGCCCAAGCTAATATTACTATAATTTCCCTGATGTACAATAAAATACGTGCCGATACAATGCAAGCTAGCAAAGGGTATTTATTTGTACCATATGTCATGGCCATACCCCAGGGCCGAAAAATGACGTCCTTCGAACGCCTTATGAAACCATTTCGTTATATTATTTGGTCTTGTTTTAGCTCCAGtataatttttggtattttattcatatatttcATACGGTATTTGGGCCGATCTAAATTAATGGATTTTATATATGGCAAAGGAAATCGTATACCATTTACAAATTTACTAGCTGTATTATTTGGAATTTCTATACATGGAGCTCTGCCACATAAAAACTTTGCCCGTTATATACTAATGATCTTTTTATTGTATACATTTGTATTGAGATCAGCTTATTCGGGAGCATTATATATACTGTTGCAAGATGGCCGAGCTCGAAACACATTTAAGACCATTAATGAAATTGTCGACaataattttactatttatgCCTTTCCAGCTGTGGAAAAGGTTCTAAAAATGTCTATACCCGGTGCAAATACTGCTATAGTTGATGCAAATAATCCTACAAGTAAATTGTACAAACGTATTTCCTCTTCGAGTAGTGAGAATGTAGCTTTATGTTTACTGGATTATTCGATCAGATCATACAATCAAATGAATCCAAATCAAAGAGTGGAAATTTTGGAGCAAACTGTACTTACGACACCTATAGTATTTTATATGCCACGTCATACCTATATAAGATTTCGCACAGATGAATTAATTTTACGTATACTATCAGCGGGTATAATAGGTCGTTTTGAAtcctattatttgttttattcgcGACAATCTCAACCTAAGATAAAGGAACCTGTTAAATTatcatttcaattattatttgctttattttgtatttacgGTGTATTActgttattttcatttgtaataTTCCTAATGGAATTATTGAGTTTAAAGTCGGATTGGTGTAAAATTattgtagattttttaaatatttaa